Proteins from one Verrucomicrobiota bacterium genomic window:
- a CDS encoding L-threonylcarbamoyladenylate synthase, with the protein MSRIPSLDRQIAQAVDLLKAGQVVGMPTETVYGLAGDASNPAALSRIFSVKNRPTFDPLIIHASSFEGARGVVKDFSPVAEKLAMIFWPGPLTLVLPKADWVPDLATAGLSTVGIRVPAHPLALDLLEAFGGYLAAPSANKFGKLSPTTADAVREGLGPDVPLVLDGGACEKGLESTIIGFDGEKPVCLRLGALTLEQIAQVLGEEIPAPGQFDPRLAPGNLPAHYAPATKVRIFEAGESPVIPSGAKIAVVTFSRKLGMAGVEEFVLSEKSDLTEAAANFFQTLRCADHLEVDTIYAERFPQTGLGLALNDRLQKAANSFL; encoded by the coding sequence ATGAGTCGAATTCCATCCCTGGACAGGCAAATTGCGCAAGCTGTGGACCTTTTAAAGGCCGGCCAAGTCGTTGGTATGCCCACAGAAACAGTTTATGGCCTCGCCGGTGACGCATCGAATCCAGCGGCATTATCCCGCATTTTTTCCGTTAAAAACCGTCCCACATTTGATCCCTTGATCATTCATGCCTCTTCATTTGAAGGTGCCCGAGGTGTTGTCAAAGATTTTTCCCCGGTGGCGGAAAAGTTAGCAATGATTTTCTGGCCCGGGCCATTAACCTTGGTTTTACCCAAAGCAGACTGGGTCCCTGACCTCGCGACGGCGGGACTATCCACGGTGGGCATCCGGGTACCGGCACACCCTTTGGCCTTGGATTTATTAGAGGCTTTTGGCGGGTATCTGGCGGCGCCGAGTGCAAATAAATTTGGTAAACTCAGCCCGACAACGGCGGATGCGGTCAGGGAAGGTCTCGGCCCGGATGTCCCACTGGTACTCGACGGGGGCGCTTGTGAAAAGGGTCTGGAATCGACGATTATCGGTTTTGACGGGGAGAAACCGGTTTGTTTACGACTGGGAGCATTAACCCTTGAGCAAATTGCACAGGTCCTCGGTGAGGAAATCCCGGCCCCCGGGCAATTTGATCCGCGCTTGGCCCCGGGAAATTTACCCGCACACTATGCCCCGGCGACAAAAGTCAGGATATTTGAGGCGGGCGAATCCCCCGTGATTCCTTCCGGAGCAAAAATCGCGGTGGTGACTTTCAGCCGGAAGCTGGGGATGGCGGGTGTGGAGGAGTTTGTCCTATCGGAAAAGTCAGATTTGACCGAGGCGGCGGCAAATTTTTTCCAGACATTACGCTGTGCCGATCATCTCGAGGTGGATACGATTTATGCCGAGCGCTTTCCCCAGACTGGTCTGGGCCTTGCCCTCAATGACAGGTTACAGAAGGCGGCTAATAGTTTCCTTTGA
- a CDS encoding ParB/RepB/Spo0J family partition protein, with product MAKPSLGKGLSALIPALAKTPIIPAPPVEVEPVPGEKVYELEIDKIHKNRFQPRRVFKEEEINELASSIKTHGIIQPVVVRKSDTGYELISGERRLRASQSIGAKTVRAIIREASDSQIAELALIENIQRENLNAIEEAEAYQTLIDIFNLRQEDVAGRVGKNRATITNSLRLLSLQSEVRQHVATGHLSVGHAKVLMGLDDAQIQLDAAEKIIKSGLSVRQTEILVSELKRSVARNKDHGKHSELELDTTMTNLIEQIERSFRQKLGTKVQIKHGKDKGSIMIEYYGNDDLNRVLESLGITL from the coding sequence ATGGCTAAACCATCACTCGGTAAAGGATTGAGCGCACTCATTCCCGCACTCGCTAAAACACCTATCATTCCCGCACCCCCGGTCGAGGTCGAACCCGTCCCCGGCGAAAAAGTATATGAACTCGAGATCGATAAGATTCATAAGAACCGGTTCCAGCCCCGGCGCGTTTTTAAAGAAGAAGAGATAAATGAACTTGCCTCATCCATCAAAACCCACGGCATTATCCAGCCCGTCGTCGTCCGCAAGAGTGATACAGGCTACGAACTGATCTCGGGTGAACGCCGCCTGCGGGCCAGCCAGTCAATCGGGGCGAAAACTGTCCGAGCCATTATCCGGGAAGCCTCTGACTCACAAATCGCCGAACTGGCCTTGATCGAGAATATCCAGCGGGAGAACCTTAACGCCATCGAGGAAGCCGAAGCCTACCAGACGCTCATCGACATTTTTAATCTCCGCCAAGAAGATGTCGCCGGGCGTGTCGGCAAAAACCGGGCGACCATTACGAATTCCTTACGCCTGCTCTCCCTCCAATCCGAGGTCCGTCAACACGTCGCCACCGGCCATCTCAGTGTCGGCCATGCCAAAGTCCTGATGGGCCTCGACGATGCCCAAATCCAGCTCGATGCCGCCGAGAAGATTATTAAAAGCGGTCTGAGCGTCCGCCAGACAGAGATCCTCGTCTCGGAATTAAAAAGATCCGTCGCCCGCAATAAAGATCATGGGAAACATTCCGAACTCGAGCTCGACACGACCATGACAAATTTAATCGAACAAATCGAACGTTCCTTCCGCCAGAAACTCGGCACCAAAGTCCAGATCAAACATGGAAAGGACAAAGGCTCCATCATGATCGAGTATTATGGTAATGACGACCTGAACCGGGTGCTTGAGTCCCTCGGGATTACCCTTTAA
- the argA gene encoding amino-acid N-acetyltransferase: protein MKISDLRGILNYVPSFREKIFVLAIDGEIIEHENFVNLVLDIAVLRSLNIKIVIVHGASHQIRQLSGDQNQPYSNDDGTGITDETTLKLSLLAANRLTHEIMEGLTSSDLRTAYANCVIAHPYGIVGGIDHQLTGKVEKVDTEFLFALLNSGVIPIVPPLGFDGDGKTYRVNSDGVALSIAEALKANKLIYLTTVDGLPNHGTIFSQLGVIEAEQYLKENSSTLSNVLDSKLRHCIRACENGVARAHIINGKQDECLLGEIFSNVGVGTMIYANEYQAIRKAQKKDVSNLLSMIKNSVQSEELIKRTRSEIVSQLPDYYVFEIDKNLVGCVALHLFPEQQAGEMACLYVKHSHENQGIGRKLMQFVETTAKDKGLKKLFALSSQAFMFFQQKAGYVEATADDLPPGRKEKYLKSKRNSKILVRSLVG from the coding sequence ATGAAAATTTCCGATCTTAGAGGTATTTTAAATTACGTCCCGAGTTTCCGGGAAAAGATATTTGTATTAGCAATCGATGGAGAAATCATCGAGCACGAGAACTTTGTCAATCTGGTCCTCGACATAGCCGTCCTGCGCAGCCTGAATATCAAGATCGTCATCGTCCATGGGGCCAGCCACCAGATCCGCCAGCTTTCCGGGGACCAAAACCAGCCTTACTCAAATGATGATGGCACGGGGATTACCGACGAGACTACCCTGAAGCTCTCGCTTCTGGCGGCTAACCGCCTGACCCACGAGATCATGGAGGGGCTCACCTCCAGTGATTTGCGGACCGCCTACGCAAATTGCGTCATCGCCCACCCCTATGGCATCGTCGGGGGCATCGACCACCAGCTCACCGGTAAAGTCGAAAAGGTCGATACAGAGTTCCTCTTTGCCCTTCTTAATAGCGGGGTGATCCCGATAGTCCCACCGCTGGGCTTCGACGGTGACGGTAAAACTTACCGGGTGAATTCCGACGGGGTCGCCTTGTCCATCGCCGAGGCTTTAAAGGCCAATAAACTCATTTACCTGACCACCGTTGACGGGTTACCGAACCACGGCACGATCTTCAGCCAGCTTGGTGTCATCGAGGCGGAGCAATACCTTAAAGAGAACTCCTCCACACTATCTAATGTCCTCGACTCGAAACTGCGGCACTGTATCCGGGCTTGCGAAAATGGTGTCGCCCGGGCCCACATCATCAACGGCAAACAGGATGAATGCCTGCTCGGGGAAATCTTCTCTAATGTCGGTGTCGGCACCATGATTTACGCGAATGAATACCAAGCCATCCGCAAAGCCCAAAAGAAAGACGTGAGCAATTTGCTTTCGATGATCAAGAACTCCGTCCAGAGCGAAGAGCTCATCAAACGGACACGCTCTGAAATCGTTTCCCAACTCCCCGATTATTACGTTTTTGAAATCGATAAAAACCTCGTGGGCTGCGTCGCCCTCCATCTTTTTCCTGAACAACAAGCCGGTGAAATGGCCTGTCTCTATGTAAAACACAGCCATGAGAATCAGGGAATCGGGCGTAAGCTCATGCAATTTGTGGAAACCACCGCGAAGGATAAAGGATTAAAGAAACTTTTCGCCCTTTCCTCCCAGGCCTTCATGTTTTTCCAACAAAAGGCCGGTTATGTCGAAGCCACTGCCGATGACCTGCCTCCAGGCCGGAAAGAAAAGTATCTCAAGAGCAAGCGGAACTCCAAAATCCTGGTCAGATCCCTCGTGGGATGA